TGAACACCACAAAACTGTTTCAAAGGAAAAGGCTTCTGTATGGATGATTATAGATGCACTTTATGTACTTAAAAAgttgatgaaacaccacaacatTTTTTTTGGGACTGCAACTTTGCCAACGACTGTTGGAGACTCATTATCTCACTTTGAGATAGAGGGGTTTCAGTTTATGATGAAGCTCTTCTCACGATTGAGAGACTACCTAAACCAATTGCAATGGAAATTCTTATACATGAGTGCTGAAATATTTGGTTGCAGAGAAATGGAAAGAACTTCAGGAGCATAACTCCCTCTGTCGACTCCTGGAAACACTTCTTCAGAGCAAATCTAGAGCTTCTAAGTCACATGGTTAGGGACAACCATGTTGCTTGCTTTCAAGATTTGTTAAAGTTTTTGCCTAATTTCAATTCCTATAGTGTTTCCTGGAGCCGATATTGGTTAACTTAGTCTTTGGGACTTTTTTTCTCTTTCCTTCCTTTTTTTTGAGAACTTTCCTTCCTTTTTACCCCCTCGTTGTAACATGCCCATGCTTGATTAATAGAAAATTaccatagaacaattgttctacggccAGGGTCTCAAACTAAATAAGTAAGTATCAGTTTGAAGCCATCGAACAAAATGTCCCCTCCTCAACTACCCAGTTTTGTTTCAAACCTATCATAAATCGACTTGTGCCACTGGTCTAAGTTTCTCGAAATGCAGCGAGATGCATGGTATATAAAAAAAAGGTGAAATGTAACAAGTCCATGGCCAAAAAGTTGCTCTTAGCATGATGTAGGCTGTGCTCCATGAAGAGGATCAAACTAGCTAGAAGATCGAATTCCATGTTCGTGAGAAAAAAGGGAGATTGAGTTCAAAAATTTCCTTTTCTATAAAGGTCGGATATCAAGTTTATGTTACCCCTAAGTAGCCAATTATTAGTGGCTACCGATAGTGGCTATCAATCTAGAAAAGGGGACCAGCTACCCTTGTCATGTACTCATGCATGTGAGCTCATGGATAAGCCTTTCAACCTCTTGACGTACGACGATCCTAGTAACCCCACCCCACAGACGTTTTTCAACTAGCTTTTCGCAAGCAAGCATGCATGCCTGCCTGCTTAGAGATAATCTATCATAACCGATGCTTAGGGCATCATCTTCATGACTTCGCTAAGCCGAAGCCTGATTAGGACGGACCATTCTTATCTTAACCACCCTCAGCAGTCACCGTCACCTTTTAATCGCGCGTGCGGTTAGGCTATCCGGCGACTAAACTAGTGTATAAGTACCAATTAACTGTAACAAGTCCCTGTAAGCATGTGGGACTTGATGCTTCCGCTGCGAattagtaagtttctttggtgtgaTCGCTCCAAGTCCCAACCATGGGGTGGTAGAGCCGTAGAGGTAGACGAGATCGGAAAGGCTAATAAGCCAATTAATTACTCTGCATTATCTTCTTCACTTGGTACACGATGGTTCGAAAGGGCTGGAAGCATAAACAAATCTCTGTCTCCAATAGGGAGACGctgttaattaattaacctaatggagGAGGATGGAAGATTCAGTTTCGAGCCTATCTAATTCGCAACGTGTGATATATACCAGCATGCACGGCAACTAAAGTAAGCTCAGCAGCAGTTGAACAGCGTGTGCCGCCGCCTTCTTCATCTGTCCGGCCTGTGACAATTTTAATCCACGCCTGGATGGTTCCTGCGAGCTGACGTTTTGCAATTCTATTGGCCCTGGAGCCTTAGTTAAATGCTGTGTCTTTGATTCGGACTTTGGTTTCCGGTGATAAATGCTATAGATCATTCGAGCGAGCGTTAGTTAATTGCTCCTGATTGTACGGTGGACAAGGGAAGGGTTCAGACCGCACACGCTAGCAACAAAGCCTCGCTAATTAACTAGTGCTGGGTACGCCAGCAGTTAATTAACAAGTCTGGCTGCGTGTGTCGACCATGGAATGGATGCGTCGTTGGTTTTACGTTCTCGAATTAACTAATTAAGAAGCCTAGAATATATGATGATCATCACATATAGTAGTACCTTGTAATAATACTGGATTAATTTATTTCACAATAAACCCCCGTAATTTACAGCTTTTGTGCTACACCAAGAATTCTGAAATTTGTCCGTTCTTATCGGTCGGTCGGTCACGACACAGCAAGCTAGCTAGATCCCTGCCTATCTGCCACAGCGGGCGATCCCCTCGATCGACAGCAAGTTCAAATGGAACAATGATGATCTCTTCGATCCAAGCTCTCTGATTCTTCACATGTGCAGCTGCTGGCTGAGGAACGGATGGATCAGCATGCCGCTGCTGTACTGATCCGCTGGGAGCTGCAGCTGGCTGCAGTACAAGCTGCCGCTggacctcttcctcttcatgcCGTTATACTTATCGCCATTCATGCCGTAGTCATCTACGCGCGCCTCGGGTAGCTGAGGCACGTCGATGGTGTCGTTGTTCACGTAGCCGTTGTTATTGTTATTATAGTGTAGCGTTTGTTGCCATGGAGGCTGCGAGTAGATGAGTGGGTTTTCGGGAGGCAGCTGGTAGTCTGCTCCGGCGTCCGACAACGAGGCGCCGGCGCCGTCGAGGAGGAGGTGCGAGAGCGCGGCGTAGTCGACGGTGTTGAGCAGGTCGGTGAGGGAGCACGACTTGGCGATCGCCATGGGGCGGAACTGCTGCAGCTGGAGctggtcgtcgccgtcgccgtcgaagGCCTCCGACTTGGGCGACGATACGGTGTGGTTGTTCTGCGAGTCCTCCACGGTGGAGCTCTCCTGCTCATGCTCCTGTTCGTGGTCGGAGGAGGAGAAGTTGGGCAAGTTGCCGCACTTCTTGTGGATCCTACACAGCACCCAGTCATCCAGCTGCATCAACAAAAAACAAAGGAGAATCCCAAACTTAATTCACTCACAAAACAAACATTTCAAATGCAGACAATTAAGTTGAGTAAGTTGTAGCTTATGGTACAAGCAACTGCTTTTACCAAAGTGAAGACAATACAGTATAGGAGTAGATAATAAATAGATAAATAGGCGAGGAAAAAAAAAGTCCTCACCCTCATGGAGGATCCTCTGCGCTTGGTGGTCCGGTTGTCGGCTGCGGTGAGGCGGTACTCGTGCATGATCCAGTCGGTCTTGACGCCCTTGGGCGGCTTGCCCCTGTAGAACACGAGCGCCTTCTTGACCCCGATGCTCTCGTTGGCCGGCGTGGACAGGATGGCCTTGTCGGTGCCGGTGGCCTTCCAGTAGCCGGACCCGGCGGCGCGGTTCGGGCGCGCGCCGTTGGGGTACTTGCGATCCCGGGGGCTGAAGAAGTACCACTCATTCTCCCCGAACAAAGCTTTGCCTGCAGAGATCAACAAGAAGATTAATAATCAGAGCAGGGTTGGAGCTGATTGATCGATGGATGACGTCGATTAGTTTTAGCTATATATATGTACCGGGGAGGTCCCATGGGTTGCACTTGTAGATGTTGACCTCGGCGATGATGGGCACGGGGCTGGGCATGGACGCGGCCTGCCTGCCGAGGTAGTGGACgatgagctcctcgtcggtggggtGGAACCGGAAGCCGGGAGGGAGGGCGGGCATGGCGGCGCTGCTGCCCATTGGCATGGCTGGCGATGGCGAGCAGGTGGGAACGGAATCAATATGAGTTGGTGTGGGCTGCTGGATGATGTGATAGTGAGCTAGGTGGCTAGCTGGAAggcggggggaggaggaggagaagatggctaCTGCATATGAAATGCTGTGTGGTGTGGTGTTGATGGGAGGGAGGCTTGAAAATTTTCAGATGCAGGGAGCGGGGCGTGGATTTATAGGTGCCATGGCTTGTCCGCTTGCGAGTCAGCAGCGAGGTGGTGGGTGGATCAGTATCGCGAGGGGCAGAATCGGCAATTAATTACTTCG
Above is a window of Triticum dicoccoides isolate Atlit2015 ecotype Zavitan chromosome 5B, WEW_v2.0, whole genome shotgun sequence DNA encoding:
- the LOC119308423 gene encoding NAC transcription factor 29-like — its product is MPMGSSAAMPALPPGFRFHPTDEELIVHYLGRQAASMPSPVPIIAEVNIYKCNPWDLPGKALFGENEWYFFSPRDRKYPNGARPNRAAGSGYWKATGTDKAILSTPANESIGVKKALVFYRGKPPKGVKTDWIMHEYRLTAADNRTTKRRGSSMRLDDWVLCRIHKKCGNLPNFSSSDHEQEHEQESSTVEDSQNNHTVSSPKSEAFDGDGDDQLQLQQFRPMAIAKSCSLTDLLNTVDYAALSHLLLDGAGASLSDAGADYQLPPENPLIYSQPPWQQTLHYNNNNNGYVNNDTIDVPQLPEARVDDYGMNGDKYNGMKRKRSSGSLYCSQLQLPADQYSSGMLIHPFLSQQLHM